A genomic window from Pecten maximus chromosome 2, xPecMax1.1, whole genome shotgun sequence includes:
- the LOC117322467 gene encoding WAP four-disulfide core domain protein 2-like: protein MPIGVFILSILYTLDVLVDARVTCDLECGESATCRIVRSTCDYPPCPRVPVCVGVDSGLASRRPGHCPMPMAAAPCVTQCRRDGDCRGEEKCCFNGCGRTCRGPLQNVSRKPGTCPWHLQRELLCSVDCGSDQDCPGVEKCCTTSCGSICSKPCYHWLRGTGTRSGFWSLPYICQRS from the exons ATGCCTATCGGGGTATTCATCCTTTCG ATTCTCTATACATTGGACGTTTTAGTTGACGCCCGTGTAACTTGT GATCTGGAATGCGGAGAATCTGCAACATGTCGAATCGTAAGAAGTACATGTGACTACCCTCCCTGTCCACGAGTGCCTGTGTGTGTAG GTGTGGACAGTGGACTTGCCAGCCGGCGACCGGGTCATTGTCCAATGCCAATGGCGGCGGCCCCCTGTGTGACGCAGTGTAGACGAGACGGCGACTGTCGGGGAGAGGAGAAGTGTTGTTTTAATGGATGTGGACGCACGTGTCGAGGACCTCTTCAAA ATGTGTCCAGAAAACCCGGAACCTGCCCTTGGCATCTCCAGAGGGAACTATTATGTAGTGTGGATTGTGGTTCAGATCAGGACTGCCCCGGAGTCGAGAAATGCTGTACAACATCCTGTGGAAGTATATGTTCGAAACCATGTTACCATTGGTTACGAGGAACCGGAACTAGATCTGGATTTTGGAGCCTGCCTTATATTTGTCAGCGATCATGA